In Lysinibacillus sp. FSL M8-0337, the following proteins share a genomic window:
- a CDS encoding DinB family protein: MNTIDLILLNFNEVRRRSIKLWTSIPQDLLNWRPDDKAMSCIEMIRHVLESEYYYHQALKNKGSVPEFESPFEKQPFSTIDAELIFAEPFRNQFIETIKSFSNEDLKNIKINRSDVGYIRDLGDMLLRIAYHESVHTGQLLDYLRTAKVKIPDIWD, translated from the coding sequence ATGAACACAATTGATTTAATTCTTTTAAATTTCAACGAAGTGCGAAGACGTAGTATAAAGCTTTGGACATCTATCCCCCAAGATTTATTAAATTGGAGACCAGATGATAAAGCTATGTCTTGCATTGAGATGATTAGACATGTTCTAGAAAGTGAATATTATTACCATCAGGCGCTTAAAAATAAAGGCAGTGTGCCTGAATTTGAATCTCCTTTTGAAAAACAACCATTCTCCACTATAGATGCTGAATTAATTTTTGCGGAACCGTTTAGAAATCAATTTATAGAAACTATTAAATCATTTTCAAATGAAGATTTAAAAAACATTAAAATTAATCGCTCAGATGTGGGTTACATTAGAGATTTGGGAGATATGTTGTTGAGAATTGCCTATCATGAATCCGTTCATACTGGTCAATTACTCGATTATTTACGAACTGCAAAAGTTA
- a CDS encoding TIGR00730 family Rossman fold protein: protein MNISVYCGASLGNNEVYIEAAKALGKWIAENGHTLVYGGGKAGLMGIIADEVLYHNGEVIGIIPTFLVDRELSHPNLTRLEIVNSMSERKNKMIELGDCYIALPGGPGTLEEISEVISWARIGQHNNPSILFNVAGYYDKLKDFYNDMVTNGFLTMADQKAMLFTDSITKMEQYIIEFTPVSVRTY from the coding sequence TTGAATATTTCAGTTTATTGTGGCGCAAGTTTAGGAAACAATGAAGTTTATATTGAAGCAGCAAAAGCATTAGGTAAATGGATCGCCGAAAATGGTCATACGCTAGTGTATGGTGGAGGGAAGGCAGGATTGATGGGCATCATTGCTGATGAAGTTTTATACCATAATGGTGAAGTCATTGGAATTATTCCAACGTTTTTAGTAGACCGCGAATTAAGTCATCCGAACTTAACGCGTTTAGAAATTGTAAATTCGATGTCTGAAAGAAAAAATAAAATGATTGAATTAGGAGACTGTTATATTGCATTACCAGGTGGTCCGGGGACATTGGAAGAGATTTCAGAAGTTATTTCATGGGCAAGAATTGGGCAACACAATAATCCAAGCATCCTATTTAACGTAGCAGGTTATTACGATAAATTAAAGGATTTTTACAATGATATGGTAACAAACGGATTTTTAACAATGGCTGATCAAAAGGCGATGTTATTTACAGATTCAATTACAAAAATGGAACAGTATATAATAGAATTTACACCAGTCTCAGTAAGAACATATTAA
- a CDS encoding MazG-like family protein, with translation MNILEYQKWITEFYKKRGWYDLNPFIRVNFLTEEVGEVSKAIRTIEIGRDRPDEVTQSKEQQVENLKEELGDVLDNLFILADKYEIDLTEIMDSHKDKLTKRYQ, from the coding sequence TTGAATATTTTAGAATATCAAAAATGGATTACAGAATTTTATAAAAAACGAGGTTGGTACGACCTAAATCCGTTTATACGTGTAAATTTTTTAACAGAAGAAGTAGGTGAAGTATCAAAAGCAATTCGTACAATTGAGATTGGTCGTGACCGTCCTGATGAAGTTACACAATCTAAAGAACAACAAGTCGAAAACTTGAAAGAAGAACTTGGTGATGTATTGGATAATTTATTTATTTTAGCTGACAAGTACGAAATTGATTTGACAGAAATTATGGATAGTCATAAAGATAAATTAACGAAACGTTATCAATAA
- a CDS encoding terminase small subunit gives MPPTTAERIKAAELLGKRYRMWIDKVETDGKTKVVIVDDVS, from the coding sequence ATGCCTCCAACTACTGCCGAACGAATTAAAGCCGCTGAATTATTAGGCAAGCGTTATCGTATGTGGATTGATAAAGTGGAGACGGATGGTAAAACTAAAGTGGTTATTGTTGATGATGTGTCATGA
- a CDS encoding phage terminase large subunit, whose product MTEQRISLASIITEQFKPFWRASRAKEHLRYVLKGGRGSGKSFHIPMRILIDIMEYQVSALGIRKVQNTILKSVYDFVKLNIYLFFISKA is encoded by the coding sequence ATGACAGAACAGCGTATAAGTCTAGCTAGTATCATTACAGAGCAATTCAAACCATTCTGGCGCGCCTCCAGAGCAAAGGAACATCTTCGATATGTACTAAAGGGTGGTCGTGGTTCTGGCAAGTCGTTTCACATTCCAATGCGTATTCTGATAGACATCATGGAATATCAAGTGTCTGCACTTGGCATTAGGAAAGTGCAAAACACCATTTTGAAATCTGTTTACGATTTTGTAAAATTAAATATTTATTTATTTTTCATCTCCAAAGCCTAA
- a CDS encoding thioesterase family protein has translation MFVSEKQIEIRYAETDQMGVVYHANYIIWMEIGRTQLVSDAGFEYAALEKEGYVSPVMDLSISYKAAMHYGQVATVRTWVEKHDRLRTTYGYEILHEDGTIAAIAQSVHILAHKETLRPVSLSKIDPAWDAKYKEIAVATK, from the coding sequence ATGTTTGTGAGTGAAAAACAGATTGAGATTCGCTATGCGGAGACAGACCAAATGGGCGTTGTCTACCATGCCAACTATATCATTTGGATGGAGATTGGACGTACGCAGTTAGTGAGCGATGCGGGGTTTGAGTACGCAGCATTAGAGAAGGAAGGGTATGTATCGCCAGTAATGGATTTATCTATTTCCTATAAGGCTGCTATGCACTATGGACAGGTGGCAACAGTGCGTACTTGGGTAGAGAAACACGACCGTCTACGCACAACATATGGTTATGAAATTTTACATGAAGATGGCACGATTGCTGCAATAGCACAGTCCGTACATATTCTAGCGCATAAAGAAACATTACGACCTGTTTCTTTAAGTAAAATTGACCCTGCTTGGGATGCTAAATATAAAGAAATTGCAGTTGCAACAAAATAA
- a CDS encoding GNAT family N-acetyltransferase, with product MQLYIYDNRFKALIDQYQLTAEQLEYTGTPQEGIAFAKEDVNRHAILAIEDGVLVVFFVLHRKEGVKPYCENDHAILLRAFSTDYRHQGKGYAKKALMLLPDFVKQHYCDVNEIVLAVNVRNEAAQRLYKKCGYTDKGVRVMGIKGELIVMSYDL from the coding sequence ATGCAACTATACATATACGATAATCGCTTTAAAGCGTTAATTGACCAGTATCAATTAACAGCTGAACAACTTGAATATACAGGAACACCGCAAGAGGGTATTGCGTTTGCTAAAGAGGATGTCAATCGACATGCCATTTTAGCAATTGAGGATGGAGTGCTTGTAGTATTCTTTGTGTTACATCGAAAAGAAGGTGTAAAGCCATATTGTGAAAATGATCATGCTATTTTATTAAGAGCTTTTTCTACAGATTATCGACATCAAGGGAAGGGCTATGCAAAAAAAGCTTTAATGTTATTACCTGACTTTGTCAAACAGCATTACTGTGACGTCAATGAAATTGTATTGGCTGTTAATGTAAGGAATGAGGCGGCACAGAGACTATATAAGAAATGCGGTTATACCGATAAAGGTGTGAGAGTGATGGGAATAAAAGGGGAATTAATCGTTATGAGCTACGATTTGTAA
- a CDS encoding ABC transporter ATP-binding protein: MDHQEILTIMNLTKSYGSKEILKGIDLHVSRGEIIGYIGPNGAGKSTTVKIILGIEGEYGGEIKLFGEDIKQNSIDYKRKIGYVPEIADVYDNLTGYEYLTFIGQLYGLHLDVATSKSKSLMELFGVGEAYHARISSYSKGMRQKLLIIASLIHNPDLLFLDEPINGLDANSVMIFKEILTQLAAQGKTIFYSSHIMDVVEKISSRIILLNDGKIAADGTFAQLQAANTAGTLEGIFNQLTGFHNHKEIGEQFVAVVQEV; this comes from the coding sequence ATGGACCACCAAGAGATTTTAACGATTATGAACTTAACGAAGAGCTATGGCAGCAAAGAAATTTTAAAAGGAATTGACTTACATGTGTCAAGAGGCGAAATTATTGGCTACATCGGTCCGAATGGCGCTGGTAAAAGTACAACTGTCAAAATTATATTAGGGATTGAAGGCGAATATGGTGGTGAAATTAAGCTATTTGGGGAGGATATTAAACAAAATAGCATTGATTATAAACGGAAAATTGGCTATGTGCCTGAAATAGCCGATGTTTATGATAATTTAACTGGCTATGAGTATTTGACTTTCATCGGCCAGCTTTACGGATTGCATTTAGATGTAGCGACTTCCAAATCTAAATCATTAATGGAATTGTTCGGTGTTGGAGAAGCATATCATGCAAGAATATCTTCTTATTCAAAAGGCATGAGGCAAAAGCTATTAATTATCGCTAGCCTTATACATAATCCAGATTTACTGTTCTTGGATGAACCTATTAACGGCTTGGATGCGAATAGTGTTATGATTTTCAAAGAGATTTTAACGCAATTAGCAGCCCAAGGGAAAACGATATTTTATTCCTCCCATATCATGGATGTGGTCGAAAAAATCAGCAGTCGTATTATATTACTGAATGATGGAAAAATTGCTGCTGATGGAACATTTGCTCAACTACAAGCCGCTAATACGGCAGGAACGTTAGAGGGGATTTTCAACCAACTAACAGGTTTTCATAATCATAAAGAAATTGGTGAACAATTCGTAGCGGTTGTCCAGGAGGTGTAG
- a CDS encoding SPFH domain-containing protein: protein MGLLKAGIGALAGVLEDQWREYFYCESLSADVLVAKGVKRTSKRGSNKGNDNIISNGSIIAINEGQCMMIVEQGKVVEFSSESGEYVYDTSTEPSIMYGDDLSANITETFKLIGKRFTFGGEPAKDQRVYYFNKKEIVGNKYGTPAPIPFRVIDRNIGLDIDITIRCHGEYSYKIVDPLLFYTNVCGNVEREYTRDAIDSQLKTELMTALQPAFAQISASGVRYSEIPAHTVALADALNKVLSEKWLATRGLAVVSFGISSLKASEEDEAMIKQLQRNAVMRDPGMAAAHLTGAQAEAMIAAAHNEGGAMAGFMGMNMATQAGGVNASQLFQMSEQNKQMQATTPQQSSPSNTWTCSCGQENTGKFCSNCGAAKPVEEGWTCSCGTINKGKFCSECGAKKPSGALQYACDKCGWQPETPANPPKFCPECGDVFDDNDLK, encoded by the coding sequence ATGGGTTTATTAAAAGCAGGTATTGGGGCATTAGCAGGTGTATTAGAAGATCAATGGCGTGAGTATTTCTACTGTGAGTCCTTATCAGCAGATGTCCTTGTTGCTAAAGGTGTTAAACGCACTTCTAAACGAGGCTCAAATAAAGGAAACGACAATATTATTAGCAATGGTTCAATTATTGCCATTAATGAAGGGCAGTGTATGATGATTGTCGAGCAAGGCAAGGTAGTGGAGTTTTCTTCCGAATCTGGTGAATATGTTTATGACACATCTACAGAACCATCTATTATGTATGGGGATGATCTGTCAGCAAACATTACGGAAACGTTTAAGCTAATTGGAAAGCGTTTCACATTTGGTGGAGAGCCTGCCAAAGATCAACGTGTGTATTATTTCAATAAAAAAGAAATCGTTGGCAATAAGTATGGAACACCTGCCCCAATTCCTTTCCGTGTCATTGACCGCAATATTGGCTTAGATATTGATATTACCATTCGTTGTCATGGTGAATATTCTTATAAAATAGTAGACCCATTATTATTTTATACAAATGTCTGTGGAAATGTAGAGCGTGAGTATACACGTGATGCTATTGATAGTCAATTGAAAACAGAGCTAATGACGGCATTACAACCAGCATTTGCTCAAATTTCGGCAAGTGGCGTGCGCTATAGTGAAATACCTGCGCATACAGTGGCGCTAGCAGATGCTCTTAACAAAGTGTTATCAGAAAAATGGTTGGCAACACGTGGTTTGGCAGTTGTATCATTCGGAATTAGTTCATTAAAAGCATCTGAAGAAGATGAAGCGATGATAAAACAATTACAGCGCAATGCAGTGATGCGTGACCCAGGGATGGCAGCTGCGCATTTAACTGGGGCACAAGCAGAGGCGATGATTGCAGCTGCGCACAATGAAGGCGGTGCAATGGCTGGGTTCATGGGGATGAATATGGCAACACAAGCGGGTGGCGTCAATGCAAGCCAACTATTCCAAATGAGCGAGCAAAATAAACAGATGCAAGCAACGACGCCACAACAATCGAGCCCATCCAATACTTGGACATGTTCATGTGGACAAGAGAATACGGGTAAATTTTGCTCAAACTGTGGTGCAGCAAAGCCAGTAGAAGAGGGCTGGACATGTTCATGTGGCACAATCAATAAAGGTAAATTCTGTAGTGAATGTGGGGCGAAAAAACCGTCTGGCGCATTGCAATATGCTTGTGATAAATGCGGTTGGCAGCCAGAAACCCCTGCAAACCCTCCGAAATTTTGCCCTGAGTGCGGCGATGTTTTCGATGACAATGATCTAAAGTAA
- a CDS encoding DegV family protein: MNKKIAWVTDTAALLDEKFIQDNQIHVLPLNIVFEEGVLRETVDMTHDEFYDKLRTTKTHPKTSQPAIGEVVALYKSLKQQGYDCAIAIHTSQHLSGTYLSAFTAAQQAQFEVYPVDSKIGSFPMMKMIELGQQLEREGVAPQQIVEKINELADHSELSFIPASLSQLHKSGRVSGTQAFLSQLLNIKVVISFDNGKVVMKEKVRALAKAKAYVENLLINDLDSHHIPEVAVIHCNNEEGAMNWKLALEKAYPFIIFHVLPLSACVGVHAGEGTLGLSWVRRPETIAQKQQEKELVTV, from the coding sequence ATGAACAAGAAAATAGCATGGGTTACAGATACAGCAGCATTGTTAGATGAAAAATTCATACAGGACAATCAAATTCACGTATTACCACTCAATATTGTTTTTGAAGAGGGCGTATTACGAGAAACTGTTGATATGACACATGATGAATTTTATGACAAACTTCGTACTACTAAAACACATCCAAAGACATCGCAACCTGCCATTGGTGAAGTGGTAGCGTTATATAAATCGTTAAAACAGCAAGGCTATGACTGTGCTATTGCTATTCATACTTCGCAACATTTGTCGGGCACTTATTTAAGCGCTTTCACAGCAGCACAACAAGCACAATTTGAAGTATATCCAGTTGATTCTAAAATCGGTTCATTTCCAATGATGAAAATGATTGAACTTGGGCAGCAATTAGAACGAGAAGGCGTCGCACCACAACAAATCGTTGAAAAAATTAATGAACTTGCAGATCATAGCGAGCTGTCCTTTATCCCAGCGAGCTTATCACAATTGCATAAAAGTGGCCGTGTGTCAGGGACGCAAGCGTTTTTGAGCCAACTATTAAATATAAAAGTCGTTATTTCTTTTGATAATGGTAAAGTTGTCATGAAGGAAAAAGTACGTGCACTAGCAAAAGCAAAAGCATATGTAGAAAACCTTCTAATAAATGATTTAGACTCACATCATATTCCAGAGGTAGCTGTTATTCATTGTAATAATGAAGAAGGTGCGATGAATTGGAAATTAGCCCTAGAAAAAGCGTATCCTTTTATTATTTTTCACGTTCTGCCATTGAGTGCTTGTGTCGGTGTGCATGCAGGAGAAGGCACACTTGGACTGAGTTGGGTACGCAGACCGGAGACAATCGCACAAAAACAACAAGAAAAAGAATTAGTGACGGTCTAA